The proteins below come from a single Eubacterium limosum genomic window:
- a CDS encoding MATE family efflux transporter: MDKNQLVKQSVPKLFFHYLLPAISGTMVTSIYILADTIIIGKGIGTEAMAALNIVLPVFNLVFGTGLLFGVGGSVLMSISRGRGEEKRGQQYFTTAFILNLLAGLIYITVFFAFGEEIMLFLGGTSVTMPYIMGYAPYIAGGALIFSFSSFLQAFVRNDGAPRRAMAAVIAGGVFNIIFDILLVFPFQMGMSGAALASVMGSVLTDCILISHFFSRQNGLRFCFGGLRLSFFKAVFANGFTSFLIEISAGIVIFAFNHQLLRYVGEIGVSAYGVITNTAFVVTALSNGVSQAAQPILSTNYGAGKFDRIYEVRALGVRTALAVCALPALLGLLMPDLFTYIFLNPSPEVLALSATAIRIYFIGFFVTGTNMFIINYFQAVVRPRISLGLCLFRGCVFNLFLVTVLPLLWGVTGIWMAVPLTEFISLGIGVLLIKRISIEQ; the protein is encoded by the coding sequence ATGGATAAAAACCAACTGGTTAAACAGTCTGTTCCAAAACTATTCTTTCACTATCTGCTTCCAGCGATCAGTGGGACGATGGTAACCTCTATTTATATTTTGGCAGATACAATCATTATTGGAAAAGGCATTGGCACAGAAGCGATGGCTGCCTTAAATATTGTTCTGCCTGTCTTTAACCTTGTTTTTGGGACTGGATTGCTGTTTGGTGTAGGCGGCTCTGTGCTGATGTCCATCAGCAGGGGGCGGGGAGAAGAAAAAAGGGGACAGCAGTACTTTACCACTGCCTTTATCCTTAATCTGCTGGCTGGGCTTATTTATATAACGGTTTTCTTTGCTTTTGGAGAAGAAATCATGCTTTTCTTGGGCGGGACCTCTGTTACCATGCCGTACATCATGGGGTATGCTCCTTATATTGCCGGTGGCGCGCTGATCTTTAGCTTTTCATCGTTTTTACAGGCCTTTGTCCGAAATGATGGTGCGCCCAGGCGTGCAATGGCGGCTGTTATCGCGGGCGGTGTGTTTAATATTATCTTTGATATACTGCTGGTTTTTCCCTTTCAGATGGGAATGTCCGGCGCTGCACTGGCCAGCGTTATGGGATCTGTATTAACAGATTGTATCCTGATTTCGCATTTCTTTTCCAGGCAAAACGGGCTGCGGTTTTGTTTTGGAGGGCTGAGATTATCTTTTTTCAAAGCTGTTTTTGCCAATGGCTTTACCAGCTTTCTGATTGAAATTTCAGCTGGTATTGTTATTTTCGCGTTTAACCATCAGCTTTTACGCTATGTGGGAGAGATTGGCGTCAGTGCTTATGGTGTTATTACAAATACGGCCTTTGTGGTCACCGCTTTAAGTAATGGTGTCAGCCAGGCAGCTCAGCCAATTTTGTCAACCAATTATGGCGCTGGAAAGTTTGACCGTATCTACGAAGTGCGGGCTCTGGGGGTGAGGACAGCTCTAGCCGTTTGTGCTTTGCCGGCGCTTCTTGGGCTTTTGATGCCGGATCTGTTTACCTATATTTTTTTAAACCCCTCACCGGAAGTACTGGCGCTGTCTGCAACGGCCATACGCATTTATTTTATTGGTTTTTTTGTTACAGGAACCAACATGTTCATTATCAATTATTTTCAGGCAGTTGTACGGCCGAGGATTTCTTTAGGCCTGTGTCTGTTTAGAGGCTGTGTTTTCAATTTGTTTTTAGTCACTGTGCTGCCGCTTTTATGGGGTGTGACAGGCATCTGGATGGCAGTACCCTTAACAGAGTTTATCTCGCTTGGAATAGGTGTACTCTTGATAAAAAGAATTTCCATTGAACAGTAA
- a CDS encoding putative bifunctional diguanylate cyclase/phosphodiesterase → MEDRKNVVLYTVIWLLGAVILLFFLFQNAGDSRIINYTGIVRGATQKLVKNEISGDPNDPLINRLDGILYDLQTGKGDYQLNECWDSDYQNKLLEIQEVWKDIKLEIEAVRNGADEASLYLLSEQHFKLSDQAVSLAEQYSDKKLYQTFMILVVYILASSTWVIFRERKRYKDFKQVYYHDALTGIPNYLAFIQGTETILNHRDRFDYLIINMDIDDFKYINDLYGYQMGDSILKIIGVGLSVMFAGDELCARVSANNFMILARKRENIDEEVRDYLNRLIYEKMKFLEKLSYSFGIYKVEEGEGSVEAMIDKATFAHKTAKNGKSATTVWYDITLLEQLTRETKLTKAMDKALEMEEFKVYLQPKVDISSGSVIGAEALVRWISKEQGFLPPDAFISLFESNGFITKLDFYMLEKVCILLRQTLDDPEKIALPISVNFSRVTVRQMDFVRQFQRIVESYNIPPCYIEAEVTESAFGTNSERVVKTMETLQKNGYLIVMDDFGAGYSSLNLLMSLPIDVLKLDKEFLLEGTSVKRAQIIIKNIVEMAGLLGIQVVCEGVETEEHLQFLKKIGCEIGQGYYFSRPLPVSVFWDKYHVF, encoded by the coding sequence ATGGAAGATCGAAAAAATGTTGTCCTGTATACAGTAATCTGGCTTTTGGGTGCTGTGATTTTGCTCTTTTTTCTGTTTCAAAATGCTGGTGATTCAAGAATCATTAATTATACCGGGATTGTAAGAGGCGCAACGCAGAAGCTGGTTAAAAATGAAATCAGTGGTGACCCAAATGATCCGTTAATCAACCGACTGGACGGTATTCTCTATGATTTACAGACCGGAAAGGGTGATTACCAGTTGAATGAATGCTGGGACAGCGATTATCAAAATAAGCTTCTTGAAATTCAGGAAGTATGGAAGGATATTAAGCTTGAAATTGAAGCGGTTCGAAATGGGGCTGATGAGGCCAGTCTTTACCTCCTTAGCGAACAGCACTTTAAGCTCTCTGACCAGGCTGTTTCTTTGGCTGAGCAGTATTCAGATAAAAAACTCTATCAGACCTTTATGATTTTGGTCGTGTACATTCTGGCGTCAAGTACCTGGGTTATTTTCAGAGAACGCAAGAGATACAAGGATTTCAAACAGGTTTACTACCATGATGCTTTGACGGGAATTCCCAATTATCTGGCCTTTATTCAGGGGACAGAAACGATTCTAAACCACCGTGATCGTTTTGATTATCTTATTATCAATATGGATATTGACGATTTTAAATACATCAATGATCTCTATGGATATCAGATGGGAGACAGTATTCTTAAAATTATTGGAGTTGGTCTGTCTGTAATGTTTGCGGGTGATGAGCTGTGTGCACGAGTTTCAGCCAATAATTTTATGATTCTGGCCAGAAAGCGGGAAAATATTGACGAAGAAGTTCGTGATTATCTTAATCGGCTGATTTATGAAAAAATGAAATTTTTGGAAAAGCTTTCTTACTCCTTTGGTATCTATAAGGTAGAGGAGGGAGAAGGATCAGTTGAGGCAATGATTGATAAAGCAACCTTTGCTCATAAGACCGCTAAAAACGGAAAAAGTGCTACCACTGTATGGTATGACATTACGCTGCTTGAACAGCTCACACGAGAGACAAAATTGACAAAAGCCATGGACAAGGCTCTGGAAATGGAAGAGTTCAAGGTTTATCTGCAGCCTAAGGTGGATATTTCCAGCGGCAGTGTCATCGGCGCGGAGGCGCTGGTAAGGTGGATATCAAAGGAGCAGGGGTTTTTGCCGCCAGATGCGTTTATTTCGCTTTTCGAGAGTAATGGTTTTATAACAAAGCTTGATTTTTATATGCTGGAAAAAGTTTGTATTCTTCTGCGTCAGACGTTAGATGATCCAGAAAAAATAGCGCTTCCGATTTCAGTAAACTTTTCAAGAGTTACTGTACGTCAGATGGATTTTGTGCGCCAGTTTCAGCGGATCGTTGAATCCTACAATATTCCACCCTGTTATATTGAAGCGGAGGTAACAGAAAGCGCCTTTGGGACAAATTCTGAAAGGGTCGTTAAAACAATGGAGACACTCCAGAAAAATGGCTATTTAATCGTTATGGATGATTTTGGAGCAGGCTATTCGTCTTTGAACTTACTAATGTCTCTGCCCATTGATGTTTTAAAGCTGGATAAAGAGTTTTTGCTGGAAGGAACGAGTGTAAAAAGAGCGCAGATTATTATAAAAAATATCGTCGAGATGGCAGGATTGTTGGGAATTCAGGTGGTCTGTGAGGGCGTGGAGACAGAGGAGCATCTTCAGTTTTTAAAGAAAATCGGTTGTGAGATTGGACAAGGCTACTATTTTTCAAGACCTCTGCCGGTTAGTGTGTTTTGGGATAAATACCATGTTTTTTAG
- a CDS encoding helix-turn-helix domain-containing protein: protein MTFEQEQRHVYYDTELKIEAYHLTGIVQPFPNHFHDYYVIGFVEGGRRHLWCKDQEYDLSAGDLVLFNPRDSHRCSPRNGEILDYRAVNIPSDIMQRAAREVTGQPYTPFFTQNVVYQSDITSALNDLYTGIVELSSRFEKEEAFFLLLEQIFREYSSPFEQSNTAEPDNKIKAVCTYMEDHFSDNISLDDLTALAGLSKSYFLLLFTKQVGVSPYRYLQSIRIERAKKLLEQGIPAIDTAAMTGFSDQSHFSRFFKDFIGLTPRQYQKIFQIDKHSNKEAPPNEH from the coding sequence ATGACATTTGAACAAGAACAAAGGCATGTTTATTATGATACAGAACTAAAAATCGAAGCATACCATCTGACCGGAATTGTGCAGCCGTTTCCCAACCATTTTCATGATTATTACGTCATCGGTTTTGTGGAAGGCGGGCGGCGGCATCTGTGGTGCAAAGACCAGGAGTATGACCTGAGCGCCGGGGATCTGGTGCTCTTTAATCCAAGAGACAGCCACCGTTGCTCTCCAAGAAACGGAGAAATTCTGGACTACCGAGCGGTCAATATTCCATCTGATATTATGCAGCGCGCCGCTCGTGAAGTTACTGGTCAGCCTTACACGCCATTTTTTACCCAGAACGTCGTCTATCAAAGTGATATTACATCGGCTTTGAATGATCTCTATACAGGTATCGTTGAACTTTCATCACGGTTTGAAAAGGAAGAAGCTTTCTTTCTGCTTCTGGAACAGATTTTTCGTGAATACAGCTCCCCCTTTGAACAGAGCAATACTGCTGAGCCAGATAATAAAATCAAAGCTGTCTGCACCTATATGGAAGATCATTTTTCAGACAACATCTCTCTGGACGATTTAACGGCTCTTGCCGGGCTCAGCAAGTCTTATTTTTTACTGCTGTTCACAAAACAGGTCGGTGTCTCTCCATACCGTTATCTCCAGTCAATTCGTATTGAGCGGGCTAAAAAACTGCTGGAACAGGGCATACCAGCCATCGATACTGCTGCCATGACAGGCTTTTCGGACCAGAGCCACTTTTCCCGTTTTTTTAAGGATTTTATTGGACTGACGCCCAGACAGTACCAGAAAATCTTTCAAATAGACAAGCATTCAAATAAGGAGGCTCCCCCAAATGAACACTAA
- a CDS encoding DMT family transporter, with amino-acid sequence MNTKSASIGHIAAFFTIIIWGTTFIATKVLLRLLTPVEILFYRFFLGYLVLWLVAPKNLKLDNCKQELYFIAAGLLGVTLYFLLENFALTFTLAANVGVIIAIAPFFTALFDYFFLHGERPGPRFFIGFVVAITGICLISFRGDNTVQLNPAGDLLAIAAAVVWAGYSTFTKKISTFGYGTILTTRRIFFYGLLFMIPALFIFGFHLDLSVFTEFKNLANILFLGFGASALCFVTWNLAVKLLGPVKTSVYIYMVPVITVVTSVIILHEHVTLPAVLGIGLTIAGLFLSESRLDFKRQKTINKKEELRD; translated from the coding sequence ATGAACACTAAAAGCGCATCCATTGGCCATATCGCTGCCTTTTTTACCATTATCATCTGGGGAACTACTTTTATTGCCACAAAAGTGCTTCTGCGGCTGCTCACCCCCGTTGAGATTCTGTTTTACCGCTTTTTTCTCGGTTATCTCGTTTTATGGCTGGTCGCTCCCAAAAACCTTAAGCTGGATAACTGCAAGCAGGAGCTTTATTTTATAGCCGCTGGTCTTCTCGGCGTTACGCTCTACTTTCTTTTGGAAAACTTTGCCCTCACTTTTACTCTGGCGGCAAATGTCGGAGTGATCATTGCCATTGCTCCCTTTTTCACTGCATTGTTTGATTATTTTTTCCTTCATGGAGAGCGGCCCGGTCCACGGTTTTTCATCGGATTTGTCGTGGCGATCACGGGCATTTGCCTCATCAGCTTCCGCGGTGACAATACAGTACAGCTCAACCCTGCAGGTGATCTGCTTGCCATCGCCGCCGCTGTCGTCTGGGCCGGTTACTCAACCTTCACCAAAAAAATCAGCACTTTTGGCTACGGAACCATCCTGACTACCCGAAGAATCTTCTTTTATGGCCTGCTTTTTATGATCCCGGCCCTGTTTATTTTTGGTTTTCATCTGGATCTTTCCGTTTTTACTGAGTTTAAAAATCTGGCAAACATTTTATTTCTGGGCTTTGGCGCATCGGCACTCTGCTTCGTCACCTGGAATCTGGCTGTCAAGCTGCTGGGTCCAGTCAAAACCAGTGTGTATATCTACATGGTCCCGGTTATTACGGTTGTTACCTCTGTCATTATTCTGCATGAGCACGTTACTCTTCCGGCCGTTTTGGGCATTGGACTGACCATCGCCGGCCTGTTCCTTTCAGAAAGCCGACTTGATTTCAAACGTCAGAAAACAATAAATAAAAAGGAGGAGCTGCGCGACTAA
- a CDS encoding NAD-dependent protein deacylase, whose protein sequence is MEQIDQLQKIIDEGKSIVFFGGAGVSTESGIPDFRSSNGLYMQEYRYPPEQVVSHSFFANHTEAFYDFYKNKMMFLDAKPNAAHMKLAELEKCGRLKAVVTQNIDGLHQAAGSRTVYELHGSIHRNYCQKCGKFFDAAYVKNTEGVPKCDACGGMIKPDVVLYEEALDSDTIQKAVQAISEADTLIIGGTSLVVYPAASFIDYFRGKNLVVINKDVTARESEADLAIHDAIGRVMEQIKVEC, encoded by the coding sequence ATGGAACAGATTGATCAATTGCAGAAAATTATTGATGAGGGTAAAAGCATTGTTTTTTTTGGTGGCGCAGGTGTCTCAACAGAAAGCGGGATTCCCGATTTTCGCAGCAGTAATGGCCTTTATATGCAGGAGTACCGTTATCCGCCTGAACAGGTGGTGAGCCACAGCTTTTTCGCCAACCATACAGAAGCCTTTTATGATTTTTACAAAAACAAAATGATGTTTCTGGATGCTAAGCCAAACGCTGCCCATATGAAGCTGGCAGAGCTTGAAAAATGCGGCAGGCTTAAAGCCGTGGTGACACAAAATATCGATGGCCTGCACCAGGCTGCGGGCAGCAGGACTGTTTATGAACTGCACGGCAGCATTCACCGCAACTATTGTCAGAAATGCGGAAAGTTTTTTGATGCCGCCTATGTCAAAAATACTGAGGGAGTACCAAAATGCGACGCCTGCGGAGGAATGATTAAGCCAGACGTAGTACTGTATGAAGAGGCGCTTGATTCGGATACCATCCAAAAGGCAGTGCAGGCAATCAGCGAAGCAGACACGTTGATTATCGGCGGAACATCCCTGGTTGTTTATCCGGCGGCCAGCTTTATCGACTATTTTAGAGGAAAGAATCTGGTAGTTATTAATAAGGATGTCACTGCCAGAGAATCAGAGGCTGATCTGGCGATCCACGATGCCATTGGCAGGGTTATGGAACAGATCAAGGTTGAGTGTTAA
- a CDS encoding methyltransferase family protein: protein MKKQTIGFAALAMLQKILSLACFLIAAGTLGCIRGWIYFILYLIVMAATLAVLLHRNPNALSFPEKNAEKAVGIDITLRNFCSPLAFYGIYIVAGLETRFHWSSLSQPVVAAGLVLSAIANLLMSWALLSNKYYETDTPMLKDAQPVVCTGGPYHFVRHPGYLFMSFWAITVAMIFGWATGIVSAVIVLLLILRTYYEDKSLLASFPGYVSYAQQVKYRLIPFVW, encoded by the coding sequence ATGAAAAAACAAACCATTGGCTTTGCCGCTCTGGCAATGCTGCAAAAAATATTGAGTCTGGCCTGTTTTTTAATTGCAGCCGGCACGCTGGGCTGTATACGTGGCTGGATTTATTTTATTTTATATCTGATTGTCATGGCCGCCACGCTGGCTGTCTTATTACACCGTAACCCAAACGCTCTGTCATTTCCAGAAAAAAATGCAGAAAAGGCTGTCGGGATTGATATCACCCTTCGCAATTTTTGCAGTCCTTTGGCTTTTTATGGCATATATATTGTCGCTGGGCTGGAAACCCGATTTCACTGGTCTTCGCTCTCTCAGCCAGTTGTGGCTGCCGGACTCGTCCTCAGCGCCATCGCCAACCTGCTGATGTCCTGGGCGCTGCTTTCAAACAAATATTATGAGACGGATACGCCCATGCTGAAGGATGCTCAGCCTGTCGTCTGTACCGGTGGTCCTTACCATTTTGTAAGACATCCCGGCTATCTTTTCATGAGCTTCTGGGCCATCACTGTCGCGATGATTTTTGGCTGGGCCACAGGTATTGTGTCTGCTGTCATTGTCCTTCTGCTGATCCTGAGAACCTATTATGAGGATAAGTCGCTGCTGGCCTCTTTCCCCGGCTATGTAAGCTATGCCCAACAGGTAAAATACCGATTAATTCCGTTTGTCTGGTAA
- a CDS encoding nitroreductase family protein, producing MKNETLQTILKRRSIRSYRTDQVAREELETILEAGMYAPNAGDQRWNFTVIQNKKMLNRMESLAKETAKQLGGHLADLGNDPEFACLYGAPTLIVVSSSEENVGLDYDCSTAMENMLLAAESMDISSCWIYFILLSFFSREGEQLKKDLKIPGGYKPSTAAVFGYKAEEVEAAPRKEGLATWIL from the coding sequence ATGAAAAACGAAACACTGCAGACGATTCTAAAGCGAAGGAGCATCCGAAGTTACCGAACAGATCAGGTTGCCAGGGAAGAGCTTGAAACCATTCTGGAAGCAGGCATGTATGCGCCTAATGCAGGAGATCAGAGATGGAATTTTACGGTCATCCAAAATAAAAAGATGCTTAACCGGATGGAGAGTCTTGCAAAAGAAACCGCTAAACAGCTTGGCGGCCATCTGGCAGATTTAGGAAATGATCCGGAATTTGCCTGCCTCTATGGCGCGCCGACACTCATTGTCGTTTCAAGTTCAGAAGAAAATGTTGGTCTGGACTACGATTGCTCTACCGCCATGGAAAACATGCTTCTGGCCGCAGAATCAATGGACATCAGCAGCTGCTGGATTTATTTTATCCTGCTGTCCTTTTTTTCGCGGGAGGGAGAACAGCTCAAAAAAGATCTGAAAATTCCCGGAGGATACAAACCGTCAACCGCAGCAGTTTTTGGATATAAGGCTGAAGAGGTTGAGGCGGCGCCCCGCAAAGAAGGCTTAGCGACGTGGATTTTGTAA
- a CDS encoding sensor histidine kinase, giving the protein MDALSLWKIIITAPFGIVYFLLLSNWRFSKTKTFLITGAGILGVIILDILMELRLPYTLNDLEFRLLHIVIAVGFNIILSRYNDARTFFSFLMSCTFVAIQDLFCGILAPYMPNGIGQLLNQVLIFLVIILVIIKFIRNPLLETLEQLQTGWIRLSLIPICLLLSFLNVASYPAPLNERPENIPAASGLCVAIVLYNGTIYTILKQQNSYFQSTRELSSMQLQVTSLKKHMQGIAESEENLRIFQHDLRHLTSALTVCIKTGRDDEALALLASMNSTIEKISRPAVYYCEDEVLNAVLSVYGQMAENAGVEVSIKVDLPEELPISGEEISLVFANGIENAINACHQMDSSDERKIGVVCSPVGSQLFLEITNTYTGKILFNAETGYPETQAEDHGFGTQSISAFARRYGGLLKYKAENGLFSMRLILPLYEDRSDITL; this is encoded by the coding sequence ATGGATGCACTCAGTTTATGGAAAATTATTATTACCGCACCCTTTGGCATTGTCTACTTCCTGCTTTTATCAAACTGGCGTTTTTCAAAAACCAAAACCTTTCTGATTACCGGAGCGGGAATACTCGGAGTCATTATTCTTGATATTTTAATGGAGCTCAGGCTGCCATATACTCTGAATGATCTGGAGTTTCGTCTGCTGCATATTGTTATTGCTGTTGGTTTTAATATTATCCTGTCCCGTTATAATGATGCGAGGACCTTTTTCTCCTTTCTTATGTCGTGTACCTTTGTGGCGATCCAGGATCTGTTCTGCGGTATCTTAGCACCGTATATGCCAAATGGTATCGGTCAGCTTTTAAATCAGGTATTGATTTTTCTGGTGATAATACTGGTAATCATAAAATTTATCCGGAATCCGCTTCTTGAGACACTCGAACAGCTGCAAACAGGTTGGATACGCCTGTCGTTGATCCCTATTTGCCTGCTGCTTTCGTTTTTAAATGTCGCTTCCTATCCTGCGCCGTTAAATGAACGGCCCGAAAACATTCCGGCGGCCAGTGGTCTCTGTGTCGCTATTGTTTTATATAATGGAACCATCTATACGATCCTTAAGCAGCAAAACAGCTATTTTCAGAGCACGAGGGAGCTTTCCTCCATGCAGCTTCAGGTGACATCCCTCAAAAAACACATGCAGGGCATTGCTGAGAGCGAGGAGAATCTCAGAATTTTTCAGCATGATCTCAGGCATCTTACCAGTGCGTTGACTGTATGTATCAAGACAGGGCGTGACGATGAGGCGCTGGCCCTCCTGGCTTCTATGAATAGTACCATTGAGAAAATCAGCCGCCCGGCGGTTTATTACTGTGAGGATGAAGTGTTGAACGCCGTACTGTCTGTTTATGGGCAGATGGCTGAAAATGCAGGTGTTGAGGTGAGCATAAAAGTTGATCTTCCGGAAGAGCTCCCCATCAGCGGTGAGGAGATATCCCTGGTTTTCGCCAACGGCATTGAAAACGCCATTAACGCCTGCCATCAAATGGACAGCTCTGATGAGCGGAAAATCGGTGTTGTATGTTCTCCGGTAGGATCACAGCTGTTTCTTGAGATTACCAATACCTATACAGGCAAGATATTGTTTAATGCAGAAACGGGTTATCCGGAAACACAGGCAGAGGATCATGGCTTTGGAACACAGAGCATTTCGGCCTTTGCCAGACGGTATGGCGGTTTGTTAAAATATAAAGCGGAAAACGGTTTATTCTCAATGCGGCTCATTCTGCCGCTTTATGAGGATAGAAGCGACATCACGCTGTAG
- the gpmA gene encoding 2,3-diphosphoglycerate-dependent phosphoglycerate mutase, whose translation MKLVLLRHGESEWNRLNLFTGWTDVILSNKGIKEAADAGNMLKGKGYDFDICYTSFLKRAVDTLNVVLDTMDRAWLPVVKNWKLNERHYGALQGLNKAETAEKYGEEQVKIWRRSFDVRPPALEPDDPRNPQLQEQYRNVEKSELPLAESLKDTIARVIPYYENVIKKDMLEGKRVLLVAHGNSIRALVKYFENLSEDEIMGVNIPTGIPQVYEFDDDFNMTDHYYLGDQSIIETRMKKVAEQGKAK comes from the coding sequence ATGAAGCTTGTACTTTTAAGACATGGTGAAAGTGAATGGAACCGCCTGAACCTGTTTACAGGATGGACGGATGTAATTTTATCGAATAAAGGTATCAAAGAAGCTGCAGACGCTGGTAACATGTTAAAGGGGAAGGGCTATGATTTTGATATCTGCTACACCTCTTTTTTAAAAAGAGCAGTGGATACCTTAAATGTGGTTCTGGATACCATGGACCGTGCCTGGCTGCCGGTTGTAAAGAACTGGAAGCTTAACGAACGCCATTATGGTGCCTTGCAGGGCCTGAATAAGGCGGAGACAGCAGAGAAATACGGAGAGGAACAGGTCAAAATCTGGCGCCGCTCCTTCGATGTCCGTCCCCCGGCCCTTGAACCGGATGACCCCAGAAATCCGCAGCTGCAGGAACAGTATCGAAATGTGGAAAAAAGCGAGCTGCCTCTGGCAGAAAGCCTGAAGGATACCATCGCCCGTGTCATCCCTTATTATGAAAATGTGATCAAAAAGGATATGCTGGAGGGAAAACGTGTTCTTCTGGTAGCCCATGGCAACTCGATCCGGGCACTGGTCAAATACTTTGAAAACCTGTCAGAGGATGAGATCATGGGCGTCAACATTCCAACCGGTATTCCTCAGGTCTATGAATTTGACGATGACTTTAATATGACAGACCACTATTATCTGGGAGACCAATCCATCATTGAAACACGAATGAAAAAAGTGGCTGAGCAGGGAAAAGCAAAATAA
- a CDS encoding exopolyphosphatase has product MRLITRSDFDGLVCGALLKEAGIIDHWKFAHPKDLQDGLVEINEDDCLANVPFVEGCGLWFDHHSSEFERNQLEGKYKGESRITPSCARIIYEYYGGEERFSHFNEMLAAVDKVDSGNLTIDEIQNPEGWILIGFLMDPRTGLGRWRNFTISNYQLMEKLIDACRTMSTDEILNLSDVQERIEIYFEQTARFKEMVSKYTRTDGDVIISDLRGVDPIYTGNRFLIYSMYPEQNISAWIVSGKGGLGCSVAVGYSVLNRTSDIDVGSLMLKYGGGGHKAVGTCQFKDEEIKDKLPKLLNELVNP; this is encoded by the coding sequence ATGAGATTAATTACCCGTTCTGATTTCGACGGCCTTGTCTGTGGCGCACTGCTCAAGGAAGCCGGAATCATTGATCATTGGAAATTTGCCCATCCTAAAGACTTACAGGATGGCCTGGTTGAGATCAACGAAGATGACTGTCTGGCAAACGTCCCCTTTGTGGAGGGTTGCGGCCTCTGGTTTGACCATCATTCCAGTGAGTTTGAGCGCAACCAGCTTGAAGGCAAATACAAAGGTGAAAGCCGTATTACACCATCCTGTGCGAGAATTATTTATGAATACTATGGCGGTGAGGAACGTTTTTCACACTTCAATGAAATGCTGGCTGCAGTCGACAAGGTAGACTCCGGCAATTTGACCATTGATGAAATTCAAAACCCTGAAGGTTGGATACTGATTGGTTTTTTAATGGACCCGAGAACCGGGCTTGGACGCTGGCGTAATTTTACCATCTCCAACTACCAGCTGATGGAAAAGCTCATTGATGCCTGCCGCACCATGTCCACTGATGAGATTCTAAACCTCTCGGATGTCCAGGAGCGTATCGAAATTTATTTTGAGCAGACAGCCAGGTTCAAGGAAATGGTAAGCAAATATACCCGTACCGATGGTGATGTTATCATTTCTGACCTGCGTGGCGTAGACCCTATTTATACAGGGAACCGATTTCTTATTTACAGCATGTACCCTGAACAGAACATCTCAGCCTGGATTGTCAGTGGCAAAGGCGGACTGGGCTGTTCAGTCGCTGTTGGCTATTCTGTTTTAAACCGGACCTCCGATATCGATGTTGGCAGTTTAATGCTGAAATACGGCGGTGGCGGTCACAAAGCGGTCGGTACCTGTCAGTTTAAAGACGAGGAAATCAAAGACAAGCTGCCTAAACTGCTGAATGAGCTTGTGAACCCTTAA